A genomic segment from Salvia splendens isolate huo1 chromosome 13, SspV2, whole genome shotgun sequence encodes:
- the LOC121762756 gene encoding dnaJ homolog subfamily C member 17-like produces MDVEIDHYVVLGLPSGEEGAQLSDQEINKAYRSKARELHPDKRPDDPNAHANFLKLQNSYQVLKDEKARKLFDDLLRIKREKVQRQGQQDSKRRKMMSDLEERERSVFAADPSMKAREEEERISRQLKQEIARIIAMHSNKKPAATAPSKQDGAADGGSGGGGNGLDKAKVLKVSWEKTGEGYTAQRLREIFREFGSVEDVVIKSTKKKGSALVVMESEDAAIAASGNVLSDLSNPLLVVPLQPGSSPAVFCAEKNEPDGPKLGNLVGAGYQDFENSVLEKMKKAAQKQK; encoded by the exons ATGGATGTTGAAATCGACCATTATGTTGTTCTAGGACTGCCTTCAGGTGAGGAAGGTGCCCAACTATCGGACCAGGAGATTAACAAGGCTTATCGGTCTAAGGCGAGGGAGCTGCATCCTGACAAAAGACCGGACGATCCTAATGCACATGCTAATTTTCTAAAGCTTCAAAATTCTTATCAAGTTCTCAAAGATGAAAAGGCTAGAAAGTTGTTTGATGATCTACTTAGAATTAAAAGGGAGAAGGTTCAGCGCCAAGGACAGCAAGATTCCAAGCGCCGGAAGATGATGTCAGATCTTGAGGAAAGAGAGCGGTCTGTTTTTGCTGCTGACCCCTCTATGAAAGCTCGAGAAGAGGAAGAGAGAATATCTCGGCAGCTGAAGCAGGAGATTGCTAGAATTATTGCTATGCATTCCAACAAAAAACCAGCTGCTACAGCACCTTCCAAGCAAGATGGAGCAGCAGATGGGGGAAGTGGAGGTGGAGGTAATGGGCTGGACAAGGCCAAGGTTCTCAAAGTTTCATGGGAGAAGACTGGTGAAGGCTACACAGCTCAGAGACTCCGTGAGATATTCAGAGAATTTGGCTCTGTAGAAGATGTAGTCATTAAAAGTACCAAGAAGAAAGGTTCAGCTCTTGTAGTGATGGAATCAGAGGATGCTGCCATTGCTGCAAGTGGGAATGTGTTGAGTGATCTCTCAAATCCTCTCCTTGTAGTGCCTCTTCAACCTGGCTCGTCACCGGCTGTTTTTTGTGCTGAGAAAAACGAGCCTGATGGCCCAAAATTGGGCAATCTTGTTGGTGCTGGGTATCAGGATTTTGAAAATTCGGTgctggaaaaaatgaaaaag GCTGCGCAGAAGCAAAAATGA